In one Tepidisphaeraceae bacterium genomic region, the following are encoded:
- the trpD gene encoding anthranilate phosphoribosyltransferase, which translates to MKDLLLKLCRREDLTRDEARNAFLHLMSGEATEAQIGGMLIGLAAKGTTVDELVGAATVMREKSVPIDCATGDVILDTCGTGGSKLRATGLFNISTTAALIAAAAGVKVVKHGNRSASSKSGSADVLEKLGVVLERTPGQLATCLEKANICFAFARSHHPAMKHVAGARTSLGVPTIFNMLGPLSNPAKARHQLLGVFSPELTDRFAQVLRELGSDRAWVVHAEDGLDELSTLGPTRVAELRDGQVKSWTLDPAAVGLPYGRLSDLQVNGVDESADAIRRILDGETGPRRDIALLNAGAALVVAGKATDIRAGIATAGIAIDSGRARATLDALVGASNDQL; encoded by the coding sequence ATGAAAGACCTTCTCCTCAAACTTTGCCGCCGCGAGGACCTGACGCGTGACGAGGCGCGGAACGCGTTCCTTCACCTGATGTCGGGCGAGGCGACGGAGGCCCAGATCGGTGGCATGCTGATCGGGCTGGCGGCCAAGGGGACGACGGTCGATGAACTCGTCGGCGCGGCGACGGTGATGCGCGAAAAGTCGGTGCCGATCGATTGCGCGACCGGTGACGTCATCCTGGACACCTGCGGCACCGGTGGGTCGAAGCTGCGGGCGACCGGGCTGTTCAACATCTCCACCACCGCCGCCCTCATCGCGGCGGCGGCGGGGGTGAAGGTTGTGAAGCACGGGAACCGATCGGCGAGTTCCAAGTCCGGGTCGGCGGACGTGCTGGAGAAGCTGGGCGTCGTGCTGGAACGCACGCCGGGCCAATTGGCGACCTGCCTGGAGAAAGCCAACATCTGCTTCGCGTTCGCCCGCAGTCATCATCCGGCCATGAAGCACGTCGCCGGCGCCCGCACCAGCCTTGGCGTGCCGACGATCTTCAACATGCTTGGGCCGCTCTCGAACCCCGCCAAGGCGCGCCATCAGCTGCTTGGTGTGTTCTCTCCAGAACTGACCGACCGCTTCGCGCAGGTATTGCGCGAGCTGGGCAGCGACCGGGCCTGGGTCGTTCACGCCGAAGACGGGCTGGACGAGCTATCGACGCTCGGTCCGACGCGCGTCGCGGAGCTGCGCGACGGCCAGGTGAAGAGTTGGACGCTCGACCCGGCAGCGGTCGGTTTGCCCTACGGCCGACTGTCCGACCTTCAGGTTAACGGCGTCGACGAGTCCGCCGATGCCATCCGCCGGATCTTGGACGGTGAGACCGGCCCCCGACGCGACATCGCCCTACTGAACGCCGGCGCCGCCTTGGTGGTCGCCGGGAAAGCCACCGACATCCGCGCGGGGATCGCCACCGCGGGGATCGCCATCGATTCCGGTCGCGCCCGCGCCACGTTGGACGCCTTGGTCGGCGCGTCCAACGATCAACTTTAG
- a CDS encoding glycosyltransferase, producing the protein MQNNSSPVSSSATRRVDLHCHSSASNKPAEAMLGAIKCPECYSSPVEVHNQAKARGMHFVALTDHDSLDGVQQIVHLGDVLMGEEMTTWFPEDNCKLHLLVYGIGPAQHEALQAMARNIYDVATYIEANQIAHSVAHPLYRQNDRLERWHLERLLLLFKGFECLNGAHSSLHREAFEPVLDSLTEAHIQRLADKHNLPAKWPQPWVKSRTAGSDDHGLLNIGRAWTEFPEGTQTVADVLQCLREGRCAPGGEAGSSPKLAHTFYSVAVRYYGRSLLEPSGGTPNLAASLLQTFAGERRMPGKAEMASLVMRGKIKKWKGDLANRLRLNRPEVAQPAPAPIVQDANAIQPSVGPSSTPATTDPNSSTKLLQRLFLNSARERLSDHPDLRDALAKGLPPLGEHVPMFDFVNAVNRDVSRGIADYISTSLDKASFSGLFEGIGAIAAQQFVLSPYYFALFHQNKERHLLREITGRTACKSADQLKIGLFTDTLDETNGVARFIRDMAAKAQARGLQLHVHTSANDTHYHVPGRRNFKPLLSRPMPCYESLSLNLPPFLEVMEWADRQQFDAIHVSTPGPMGLCGWIVAKMLRVPLLGTYHTDFPAYVERLTGDHRVTEGATTYMQWMYRSMAGVFTRSKAYRFKLQDLGIADDKVLALPAAINTDTFNPAGRDINVWADLNVTQPKQLLYVGRISKEKNLPLLAEAFKRLCATRNDTALVIAGDGPYLDEMKQELIGLPVRFLGSCDDAKLVPLYSSADLFIFPSRTDTLGQVVMEAQACGLPTIVSNEGGPKESIEDGVTGVVVASDDANRWCQTIDELLTDDARRSRMARATVARTNRFSLDTTLDAFWAAHATAVSNCASHPDVAHDLPHVGGTLATGL; encoded by the coding sequence ATGCAAAACAACTCCTCGCCAGTCAGCAGCAGCGCCACCCGGCGGGTCGATCTGCACTGCCATTCCAGCGCCAGCAACAAGCCCGCGGAAGCCATGCTCGGGGCCATTAAGTGCCCCGAATGCTATAGCTCGCCCGTCGAGGTCCACAACCAGGCCAAGGCGCGCGGCATGCACTTCGTCGCCCTCACCGATCACGATTCCCTCGACGGCGTACAGCAGATCGTCCACCTCGGTGACGTGCTCATGGGCGAGGAGATGACCACCTGGTTCCCCGAGGACAACTGCAAGCTCCACCTGCTCGTCTACGGCATCGGCCCGGCCCAGCACGAAGCGCTTCAGGCGATGGCGAGGAACATCTACGACGTCGCGACCTATATCGAAGCCAATCAGATCGCCCATTCGGTCGCGCACCCTCTGTACCGCCAAAACGATCGGCTGGAACGCTGGCACCTCGAACGGCTGCTGTTGCTGTTCAAGGGTTTCGAATGCCTGAACGGCGCCCACAGTTCGCTGCACCGGGAGGCGTTCGAGCCGGTGCTGGACAGCCTGACCGAAGCGCACATCCAGCGACTGGCCGACAAACACAACTTGCCGGCAAAGTGGCCCCAGCCGTGGGTGAAGTCGCGCACGGCCGGCAGCGACGATCACGGCCTGCTGAACATCGGCCGGGCCTGGACCGAGTTCCCCGAGGGCACGCAAACCGTCGCCGACGTGCTGCAGTGCCTGCGCGAGGGCCGCTGCGCCCCCGGTGGTGAGGCGGGCAGCAGTCCGAAGCTCGCCCACACGTTCTACAGCGTGGCCGTGCGGTACTACGGGCGCTCGCTGCTCGAGCCCAGCGGTGGCACACCAAACCTGGCGGCGTCGCTATTGCAGACCTTCGCCGGTGAACGCCGCATGCCCGGCAAGGCCGAGATGGCCTCGCTGGTGATGCGCGGCAAGATCAAAAAGTGGAAAGGCGACCTCGCCAACCGCCTGCGGTTGAACCGGCCGGAAGTCGCCCAGCCTGCCCCCGCGCCGATTGTGCAGGACGCGAACGCGATTCAGCCGTCCGTCGGGCCGTCTTCCACGCCCGCGACCACCGACCCCAACAGCAGCACGAAGCTGCTTCAACGCCTGTTCCTCAACAGCGCCCGCGAGCGTCTGAGCGATCATCCCGACCTGCGCGACGCCTTGGCCAAGGGCCTGCCACCGCTCGGCGAGCACGTGCCGATGTTCGACTTCGTGAACGCCGTCAATCGCGACGTGTCGCGCGGCATTGCCGACTACATCAGCACGTCGCTCGACAAGGCGAGCTTCTCCGGGCTGTTCGAGGGCATCGGCGCGATCGCGGCGCAGCAGTTCGTGTTGTCGCCGTACTACTTCGCGCTGTTCCACCAGAACAAGGAACGGCACCTGCTGCGCGAGATCACCGGCCGCACCGCGTGCAAGTCGGCCGACCAACTGAAGATCGGCCTGTTCACCGACACGCTCGACGAGACCAACGGCGTCGCCCGCTTCATCCGCGACATGGCCGCCAAGGCACAAGCCCGCGGCCTGCAACTGCACGTTCACACGAGCGCCAACGACACCCACTACCACGTGCCCGGCCGGCGCAACTTCAAGCCGTTGCTGTCGCGACCCATGCCCTGTTACGAGTCGCTATCGCTCAACCTGCCGCCCTTCCTGGAAGTGATGGAATGGGCCGACCGCCAGCAGTTCGACGCGATCCACGTCTCCACGCCGGGCCCGATGGGCCTCTGCGGCTGGATCGTCGCCAAGATGCTGCGCGTGCCGTTGCTCGGGACCTACCACACCGACTTCCCCGCGTACGTCGAACGCCTGACCGGCGACCACCGTGTGACCGAGGGGGCGACCACCTACATGCAGTGGATGTACCGAAGCATGGCCGGCGTGTTCACGCGATCGAAGGCCTACCGCTTCAAGCTGCAGGACCTGGGCATTGCCGACGACAAAGTGCTGGCGTTGCCCGCGGCCATCAACACCGACACGTTCAACCCCGCCGGGCGCGACATCAACGTCTGGGCCGACCTGAACGTCACGCAACCGAAGCAACTGCTGTACGTCGGCCGGATCAGCAAGGAGAAGAACCTGCCGCTGCTGGCCGAGGCGTTCAAGCGTCTCTGCGCCACCCGCAACGACACGGCCCTGGTGATTGCCGGCGACGGACCGTATCTGGACGAGATGAAGCAGGAACTGATCGGCCTGCCCGTGCGGTTCCTCGGCAGCTGCGACGACGCCAAGCTCGTGCCGCTTTACTCGTCGGCCGATCTGTTCATCTTCCCCTCCCGCACCGACACGCTCGGCCAGGTGGTGATGGAAGCCCAGGCCTGCGGCCTGCCGACGATCGTCAGCAATGAAGGCGGCCCGAAGGAATCGATCGAGGACGGCGTGACGGGTGTTGTGGTTGCCAGCGACGACGCGAACCGTTGGTGCCAGACGATCGACGAATTGCTGACCGACGACGCCCGCCGCTCGCGCATGGCCCGGGCGACGGTTGCCCGCACGAACCGCTTCTCGCTCGACACGACGCTGGACGCCTTCTGGGCCGCCCATGCGACGGCCGTCAGCAACTGCGCCAGCCATCCCGATGTCGCCCACGACTTGCCGCACGTCGGCGGTACCTTGGCAACGGGACTGTAA